CAGCTCGCCCGCGATCGCCTTGTTCACGTCGTCTGTTTCTTCGGTCACCCGGAGATCGTCCGTGCTCACCCGGCACGTCCGCAACCGGGTTGTCCCTCATCCCGTCGCGTCCACCAGGGCCAGGTGGTGGAGCCTGTCCGGCGGGCCCGGGCGGGCGTAGTACCAGCCCTGGGCCGTGTCGCAGCCCAGTATCCGCAGCTGCTCGGCCTGCGCGCCGGTCTCCACGCCCTCCACCGTGACCGCGAGGTCCAGGCTGTGGGCGAGCGAGACGATCCCCTCGACGATCTTGAGGTCGACGGGGTCCGCCGGGAACTGCTGCATGCCCTGGGTGAAGGAGCGGTCCAGCTTGAGCACGCTCACCGGGAGGCGACGCAGGTTGGCCAGGTTGGAGTAGCCGGTGCCGAAGTCGTCCAGGGCGATGTCGACGCCCATCTCGGCGAGCCGGCGCAGCGGCTTGAGCAGGTCGTCGTCGGCGCCGATCAACGCCGACTCCGTCACCTCCAGGCACAGGGCCTCCGGTGCGACGCCCGCGCGTTCCAGGATGTCGACGGTGTCCTGCACCAGACCGGGATGGGTGAGCTGGCACGGGGAGAGGTTGACGTTGATGCGCAGAGGGTCGGTGTCGCCACCCCTCTCCCGCCACTCGCCGACCTGGCGGACCGACTCCTCCAGGACCCAGCGGCCCAGCGGCACGATCAGCCCGGTGTGCTCGGCGAGCGGGATGAAGCGGTCGGGTCCGAGTACCCCGTGCTGCGGGTGCAGCCAGCGCACCAGCGCCTCCGCGCCGCGCACGCTGCCGTCGCCGAGGTGGACGAGCGGCTGGTACTCGATGAAGAACTCGCCGCGGTCGAGGGCCGCCGGGAGCGCCGTGGTGAGACCGTGGCGGGTGATCGCGCGGGCGTCGGCCTCCGCGTCGGCGAGCTCGAAGCGGTTGCCGCCCGCCGACTTGGCCCGGTACATGGTGATGTCGGCGCTGCGCAGCACCTCGGCCGCGCTGCGCTCCCCCGCCGGGCCCTCGACGATGCCGATGCTGCCGCGCACGGTCAGCTCCCGGCCGTCGATGCGCACCGGCGCGAGCAGGGCGTTCATGATGCGCGCGGCGAGCTCGTCGACCTCACCCCGGGTGTCGGGGCCGGTGGTCAGCGCCACGAACTCGTCGCCGCCGAGGCGCGCGACCATCTCGCCCTGCGCGGTCGCGCAGGACTGCAACCGGTCGGCGACCTCGACGAGCAGCCGGTCGCCCGCCGCGTGACCGAGACTGTCGTTGATGGTCTTGAAGCCGTCCAGGTCGAGGTAGCACAGACCGAAACGCTGGCCCTCGCCCGTCGCGCCGAGCGCCTTCTCCAGGCGTTCGAAGAACAGGGTGCGGTTGGGCAGGCCGGTGAGCGCGTCGTGGGTGGCCTCGTAGCGCAGGCGGAGGTTGAGCAGCCGGCGCTCGGTGGTGTCCTCCATCAGGGCCAGCGAGTACTGCGGGTTGCCGTCGGCGTCCCGCAGCAGGGACACCGTCAGGTTGGTCCACAGAACCGTTCCGTCGGGGCGGCTGAACGCCTTCTCCGTGTGGTAGTGCTCCCGTTCGCCGCGGACCAGCTCGTCGTAGAGTTTCCACAGCTGGGGTGCGTCCTCGGGATGGGTCAGGTCCTGCACCCTGCGGCCCCTCAGGGTCTGCTCGGAGCCGCCGAACATGCGCAGCAGGGCGCCGTTGACCTGGAGGACGTTGCCGTCCAGGTCGGCGATGGCGATTCCTATCGCGGCGCCTTCGAAGACCGCCCGGAAGCGGGCCTCGCTCGTGTGCAGCGCCTGCGCGACCACGCCCTGGGCGCGGAGCGCGGCCTGGGCGATGGCCTCCTGTTCGGCGAGCGTGCGCTCACGCAGCGCCTGCGCGTACCCGGCCGCCATGGCGTGCTGGAGCCGTGAGGCGCGGGTGCGCAGGTCCTCCGGGGGGCCGTCCTCGCCGCAGTAGAGCACCAGGTAGGCGTCGACGCAGTCGAGGGAACGGCTGAGGGCCTCGGGGTCGGTGCAGTGCGCGTCGACGAGGGCGGCCCCCACCGCCTTGCCGGTGTCGGCGTCGAAGCCGCGCTCCAGCAGTGCCTCCCGCAACCGCCGGGCCAGCGGCAGGAGTTGTTCCTCGAGTTCGGGCCGGGTCAGCGACGTCGCGGTGACCGGGAACACGGCCCGGCTCCAGATCGTCGCGAACCGCCGCAGTCTGTCCTGCGGCCCGTCCGGTTCCGCGGTCACGCCGCGCGTCCCACGCCGGCGAAACCGGAGAGGGCCCAGGGGTCCTCGTCCTCCGGCGCCGTGTCCGGCCGCCAGTGCGGCATCGGCACCAGTCCGGGCTCCACCATGTCGTACCCTTCGAAGAACCGCCCGATCTCGTCACGCGAGCGCATGACCAGCGGATTGCGAATGTCCTTGTACACGTCCAGCGCGCCCTCGGCACGCTCCGGTGGCAGCGGGATTCCCTCGTACGAGGCATGCGTGAGCACGAGCAGACTGCCCGGCGCGAGCGCGGCACCGAGTTCGGCCACCGCGGCGTACGGGTCGTCCGCGTCCTCCACGAAATGCAGTACGGCGACCAGCAGCAGCGCCACCGGCCGGTCCAGGTCGAGCAGTTGCTCCACCTGCGGGCTGCTGAGGATCTCCCACGGTTTGCGCAGGTCGGCGGCCACGACGCCGGTGTCGGCGTTGCCCGCCAGCACCGCTTGGCTGTGCGCGACGGCCACCGGGTCGTGGTCGACGTAGACCACCCGTGCTCCCGGGCTCGCCGCCTGGGCGACCTCGTGCACGTTGCCGAAGGTGGGGATGCCTGACCCGATGTCGAGGAACTGGCTGATGCCGTCGTCGGCCGCGTACCGCACGGCTCGGCGCATGAACGCCCGGTTCGCCTGGCTGATCTTCGGAAGTCCCGGCATGAACGCCATGGCCTTGCGGGCCGCTTCCCGGTCGACCTCGAAGTTGTGCGAGCCGCCCAGGTAGTGGTCGTAGATCCGCGAGACGCTGGGCACCGAGATGTCGATGCTCCGAGGGGCCCAGGCGGGTCGCTCCATCTGTCTCTCCAAGGCGTAGGCGATCCGGTGTTCGAGCTGAGGCTACTGATCGCCCGCCAAAGGGGCGAGCAGAAACGGAAATTGACCGTCCGTTCCCGGTCACTGCCTGCGGCACGTGCCGAATCGACGTCCCCCGAAGGGCTGCTCGAGGCACCCGGGTCGTTCCGGCATCTTCCCGGAGGGTCCCGAGGGCGGCGAAAGTCTACGCACAGGTGGTGGTGGCGGGACAAGCACGAAGACCGGGCGTGACGCCCGGCGCCACGACCGGATGCCATGGCAACGCACAACGGTCCGCCCCCTCCGTGCGGCGCGGAGGGGGCGGACCAACGGTCGTGCGCGATGGGTCAGGTGCGGGATATCGGCCCTGGGGAGGCGATTCCTACTGGCCCGGCGCTCCGACCAGCTTTCCGTTCGGCGCGACGGCGTACCACGTGCCGCCGACGCCCTGGCCGTTGATGTCACCGGGCTTCTTGTCACCGGAGAAGGTGTAGATCGGCGAGCAGTTGATGGTCTGCTGCTTGGTGCCGTCGGACCGGGTGAAGTTCATGTAGCCCTTCTCCTGGATGCCCTTGGTCTCGCCGAACTCGACGGGGGCGACCGCCGGCCACTTCTCCAGGCAGGCGCCGTTGCAGTTCGAGACCGGCTGGGGCCAGGCCTTGTCCTTCAGGAAGCGGTAGACCGTCATGCCGTTCTTGTCGACGACGATGTCACCGAGATTGGCGTCCTTGCGGACCGACAGACCGGGCAGCGAGGCCTCGGACGCGGAGTCCGACTTGGCCTTCTTGCCGTCGGGGGCCAGCGCGAACCACTTGTTGCCCACGCCCTGGCCGGTGGTGTCGCCGGCCTTGGTGTCCTTCGCGTAGTAGTAGGCGGGCCAGCCGCCGACGGTGAGCTGCTTGGTGCCGTCGGTCCGGGTGACCTCGCCCAGGAGCGACTTGTCGATACCGTCGCCGGCGGCGACGTCATCGGCGGACACCGGCGGCCAGGCGGTCGCGCAGTCGCCGTCACAGTTCGACTTCGGGGGTTCCGCGGTGTCCGCGTCGAAGCGGTAGAGGGTCTTGCCGGCACCGTCGGTGAGGATCTTCCCGAGTTGGCCGTTCGCGGAGATCTCCAGCCCACCGGCGCCCTGGGCCTGGGCACCGGTGCCCGTACCGGCGCCACCGGTGGCACTGGCGCTCGCTCCGGAGCCGACACTGCCGTAGCCGCTGCCGACGCCCGCGATGCCACCCGCCGGAGCCGTGGCCCCGACGTTCTGGCTCGACGCCGACGTGCCGCTCTCAGAACCGCACGCCGTCGTCAGCGCCAGTACGGCCACAGCGCTTGCCGCGAGTGAGGCGCTCCGCCAGGTGGTCTTCATCGTCAACAACTCCCCGATCGTCACAAAGGTGTTGCAGCGCCCTGCTGCGCCGCCGCACGGCACTGAGTACGCATGGTGACCGTCGTTGTGTTCAAACCCGGCCCGAAAATCTTTCCCCGGCCTGTGACACCGCCCCCGGCGGAGCCCGCGGATCGCACACGCGCACGGTGTGCCGGACAAGCGAACGCACCGTCCGGCAAACCCGGGAGCGGCAACTTCCCCCGTTCGGGGCAATCCCCGCCGGGCGTCGGCGTGGGCCGGTGACGGAGGCCGCATGATCTCCGTCGTGCATGGACCCGAACCGACCCGATCCGCCCTCCTCACCAGGGCGTTGGCCCTGGTGACCGTGGCCTGGATCCTCGCGGCCGCCCCGGCCGGGCCGGCCGCGGCCGACGCGTGCGCGTACGCCTCGACCGGCCCGGACGGCACCGAGGCGGTGGCGGTCGCGGGAGGGTACTCGTGGCCGACTCCCCCGGTGTGCCCGGAACCGGAACCGACGCCCACGCTGGCCCCCGACCCGCCGAAGCCGGAGCCTCCGGCCGAGCCGACGCCGAGCCCTCCACCCACCCCGGCCCCGCCCCCACCCCCCGAACCGACGCCCCCGCCTCCTCCGCCGCCCCCCGCGCCGAGGCCACCGCCGCCCGAGCCGCGCCCGAAGCCGCCGGCGGCACCCGCGCCCCGCCCCGCGCCACCGCTCCCGCGGGCGGCCCCCACGCCGACCCCCGTTCCCGAGCCCACGCCGCGCCCGACGGCGACCCCCGTGCGCTACCCGGCGTACCACGCCTCACCGCACCGGCGGACCGTCCGCCACGGCCAGTCGCCGGTGACCTACGTCCTGCTGATCACCGTGCCCGCGGTGATCGCCGTCGCCGCGCTGCGGCCGCGCTAGTGCCGACCCTGGAGGCATCTCTTGCCGGAATGGCTTGTTCTCACCCTCGCGATGCTCGCCGCCTGTGCGGTGGTGGTCGTCATCACCCTCCTACGGCACCGCAGGGCGCCCGAGGACGAGGACCCCTCCGAGACCCCGGACGTCATCGAGTACATGACGATGTGGATCGGTGTCGTGTACGCCATCGTCCTGGGCCTGGCCATCGCCGGCGTCTGGGAGGCGCGCAGTGTCGCCCAGGACCACGTCCAGGCGGAGGCGCAGGCGCTCCACGAGGTCTCGGAGCGGGTGCGGGTCTACCCGGCCGACGTCCGTGACCGCATTCGGGAGGATGTCAACGCCTATGTCGGACACGTCGTCACCACCGAGTGGAAGTCGATGGCCGACGGCGGCGGGGTGACGAAGCGGGGCGACGAACTCCTCCAGAAGGTCCGGGTGGACGTCACCGACTACCAGCCGACGTCGGACTTCCAGGCGCAGGCGTATCAGCCGCTCCTGGACCAGATCGCCGCCGCGGACCAGGCACGCAACGCCCGGGCCGAGTCGACCGGGGCCACCATGCCCGGTGTGGTGTGGTTCGGGCTGCTGGCCGGGGCCGTCATCACCATCGGCATGGTGTTCGCGCTACAGATCCGGCGCACTCCCCGCGAACTGGTCCTGGCCGGGCTGTTCTCCGCGCTGATCGCCTTTCTGCTCTTCCTCATCTGGGACTTCGACGCGCCCTACAGCCGGGGGGTCACCGCGTCCGCCGAGCCGTTCCTCCGGCTGTTCCCCGGGCTCGGGGGCTGACGTCCGCTCATCTGACGCCGCCGGGGGACGGCCGCCACGCCGGCGCCGTCCCCCGGTTGCCGCAACGACGTCCCCTGAGCGGCCCACACCCTTGCCCCATTCGCGCGACTGCGATCGCGGGAGCGCACACCTGTTCCTAGCGTTTCGCTCATCGAGGCGCATGTACGGCGCAAGCGGAAAAAGGTCCGCGGCTGCTCCTCGGGGACCGGAGGATCCACCATGCACGCGATACGCGTCGCTTCGGCCGCACTGCTGGGCCTGACCGCCCTGGCCCTCTCCGCACCGGCCGCCGTCGCGAGCGACGACGACAACCACTACGTCATGTCCAACGGCTACGACGTGCTGCCCTCGACGGTCGCGGCCGGCGGACGGGTGACCCTCCAGGTGGACCGCGGAACCAGTGGCTGCCGGAGCTCCGTGACGGTCCACTCGGGGGTCTTCGACACGGTCGTCATCCCGCGGGGGTCCTCGTCGGCGGTGGCCGTGGTCGACCGGGACGCCAGAGCGGGCGCCTCGTACCGGGTGACGTTCGACTGCGGCGGGATCAGCGCCGTCAAGGAGCTGACGATCGCCGGCGGCCGCCCGGTCGATCCGCTGCCTCTGCCCTACCCGGTGCCGCAGGGTGTGCACGCCGGCGAGGGCGGCAGCGTCGCCGGGTTCGATCTCGAGGAGATCGGCCTCGGCGCCGCGCTCGTCGCGGGCTCGGTCGGCGCCGCGTACCGCTTCGCACGACGCCGCGCCGGTGAGGACGCCGGCTGACGGCGCACCGCCGACGGCCCTCCCGCGCGCGGGCCTTCGCGCCGGATCCCGAACGGGACCGGGGCGAAGGCCCGCGCCGGGTGCGACGTGCGGTCTCCCCGGGGACCGGTCTCAGACGCGGCGCTCGGCGCGGCGCCTCATCCAGAACAGACCTCCGCCGAGCAGGGCCGCGGCGACGAGCCCGCCGCCGATGGCCATGTCGGTCGGGGTGGCGCCGGTCGTGGTGCTGCCGCCGAGTCCGCCGCGGACACCGCCGATGACGGTGAAGGCGGCCGGGCGGGTCAGGGTCCGGCCGGAGCAGTTGACGGTGATGTCGTAGGCGCCGGGCCGGGCGTTGCTGTTGACGGTCGCCGTGCCCCTGGCCGTCTGGTTGACGCCGTTGATCGGCGTCAGGTTGGTCTGGGGGAACGCCGCCGAGGTCATGGTGCCGCCGCCGGGGCAGCCGTCGACGGTGACCGCCAGCTGGCCGCCCCGGGCGATGACGGCGGGCAGGGCGACGATGTTGCTCGGATTGGCGCCCATGCCGTCGCGTGCGACGGCGGCTGGGGCGGTGACGCCGAGGGAGGCGACCGCGGCGGCCGAGACCACCGAGGCCGCCAGAACACGAGTGATGCGCATGTGATCCTCCGCGGAAGGCGCCCCGGGGCCCGTCCCCGGCATGTCGGCGAGAAAGCACCTCCCGAACAGACCCTCAGATGCCGTGCACGTGCCCGCATTTCGGGAATGGTCCGTCCTGGTGAGAGGACACGCCGAGCGAAATGCACACAATCGGATATAGCCGCAGGTCACGGACCGTCAGAAAATTCCTGCCGTCGGCAACTCGGATGGCGCACCGAAAGGTGCCGGGGCCACCCGTTCGCCGCTTCCCCGTCGCCGGTTCCGTTTCGGGGACTTAGCTTTCTCCTATGCGCGAAGGGACGTGGTGACGGCCACGTCGAAAGGGGATGGCGAATGTCTGCGTACGAGCTGTCCGAGGCGGCGGAAGAAGAGGAGCGGCGGCGGAAGCGCGCCCCCTGGGGCGTGATAGCGCTTGTTCTGCTGACCGGTCTCGCGCTCATCCGCAACGGGTCGGGAGAGTTCGACATCGGGCCGCCGCAGCCCGCGTCGGCGGCGGCCGCGGACAGCCGCACCGCCGCCGGGGCCCTCGGGCGGACCCCGGCGCCGCTGGCGTTCGCCGTGCCCGACCGGGTGCGGATCCCCGCCATCCGGGTGGACGCGCCGGTCATGTCGGTCGGCCTGGACGCCGACGGCTGGGTGGGCGCGCCGCCGCCGGAGGACCCGAATCTGGCCGGCTGGTTCACCGGTGGCGTCTCGCCCGGTGAGAAGGGCACCGCGGTCGTCGTCGGCCATGTCGACAACACGCTCGGGCCGGCCGTCTTCTACGGTCTCGGGGCCCTGAAGAAGGGAAACCGCGTCGAGGTGTCGCGGATGGACGGAAAGACCGCGGTGTTCGAGATCTACGGCATCGAGGTGTTCGAGAAGAACAACTTTCCCGGCGACCGCGTCTACGCCTCGAAGGGGGCTCCCGAATTGCGGGTCATCACCTGCGGCGGCGGTTTCTCGAAGGCGAACGGGTACGACGGCAACGTCGTCGCCTTCGCCCGCCTGGTCGAGGTCCACTGAGCGGTTCCCGACCGGGCGGGCGGGGGGCTCGCGTCAGGCGTACGGCCGGCGCGGGACGGTGAGGTGATAGCCGGAGTCCAGGAGTTGCGGCAGATACGCGCGCAGGGCCCGCACGCTCTGCGAGCGGTCGCCCCCGGCGTCGTGCGAGAGCACCACGACTCCGGGGGCGGCCCCTTTCTCGACCCGGCCGACGATGGTGCGGGTGCCTGGGGTGGTCCAGTCGAGGGTGTCGACGGTCCAGGCCATCGGCTCCATGCCCAGTTCGGCGCCGATCTGGAAGGCGGCGCGGTTCCAGGCCCCGTACGGGGCGCGGAACCAGCGGGGCCGCTCCCCGTAGCCCTCCTCGATGACATCGCTGGTGCGGGTCATCTCGGAGCGGATCCGGCGGCGGGTGAGGCGGGTCAGCAGGGGGTGGGACCAGGTGTGGTTGCCGACGATGTGGCCCTCGTCGGCCATCCGTCCCAGCAGTTCCTGGTTGTCCGCGGCCATCTCGCCGCATACGAAGAACATCGCGCGCACGTCGTAGTGGGCCAGTGTGTCGAGGATGCCGGGGGTGTAGCGGGGGTCGGGTCCGTCGTCGAAGGTCAGCACCATGGTGCGGCCGCGGCCGGTCATCCTCAGCAGCGGTTCGTGGCGTACCGGGGTGCGGCCCGGGGCGGCCTGCGGGGGGCCGTAGCCGGTCAGTGGCTGAAGGCGGTAGGCGGTGGGCTTCAGCGGCAGGCGGTGCGCCGTTGCGCCCGCGGCGGGGGCGGCCGCGCCGGGCGGTTTCCCGTCCTCGCCCCACAGGAACACTCCGGCCGTGCCGAGTGCTCCGGCGGCCGCGGCGCCGGCGAGCAACACCCGTCGCCGTGTGATCAACTGATCGTTCTTCATGCAGTCATCAGTCGCCCGGTGCGCGCCCGACGCACCACACCGGCACCGGACCGGCGGCACGATTCCACCCGCCCGGCTCAGTCCGTCCGGGCCGGGTGGTCGAACCGGTCATTGCGCGGTGACGCCGCGTCACCGGGCGGGCGAGGCCGGTCTCAGCGGTGCCGCACCAGGGGGAACGGCAGCGTCTCGCGGATGGTGAGGCCGGTGAGGAACTTGACCAGGCGGTCGACGCCGATGCCGAGTCCGCCGGTCGGGGGCATCGCGTACTCGAGGGCGTCGAGGAAGTCCTCGTCGAGTTCCATCGCCTCGGGGTCTCCGCCGGCGGCGAGCAGGGACTGCTCGGTGAGGCGGCGGCGTTGTTCCACCGGGTCCGTCAACTCGGAGCAGGCGGTCCCCAGTTCGGTGCCGAAGGCGACGAGGTCCCAGCGTTCGGCGAGGCGCGGGTCGGTCCGGTGCTGCCGGGGAGCGGGGAGA
This Streptomyces sp. NBC_00377 DNA region includes the following protein-coding sequences:
- a CDS encoding SAM-dependent methyltransferase, translating into MERPAWAPRSIDISVPSVSRIYDHYLGGSHNFEVDREAARKAMAFMPGLPKISQANRAFMRRAVRYAADDGISQFLDIGSGIPTFGNVHEVAQAASPGARVVYVDHDPVAVAHSQAVLAGNADTGVVAADLRKPWEILSSPQVEQLLDLDRPVALLLVAVLHFVEDADDPYAAVAELGAALAPGSLLVLTHASYEGIPLPPERAEGALDVYKDIRNPLVMRSRDEIGRFFEGYDMVEPGLVPMPHWRPDTAPEDEDPWALSGFAGVGRAA
- a CDS encoding SCO0930 family lipoprotein produces the protein MKTTWRSASLAASAVAVLALTTACGSESGTSASSQNVGATAPAGGIAGVGSGYGSVGSGASASATGGAGTGTGAQAQGAGGLEISANGQLGKILTDGAGKTLYRFDADTAEPPKSNCDGDCATAWPPVSADDVAAGDGIDKSLLGEVTRTDGTKQLTVGGWPAYYYAKDTKAGDTTGQGVGNKWFALAPDGKKAKSDSASEASLPGLSVRKDANLGDIVVDKNGMTVYRFLKDKAWPQPVSNCNGACLEKWPAVAPVEFGETKGIQEKGYMNFTRSDGTKQQTINCSPIYTFSGDKKPGDINGQGVGGTWYAVAPNGKLVGAPGQ
- a CDS encoding polysaccharide deacetylase family protein yields the protein MKNDQLITRRRVLLAGAAAAGALGTAGVFLWGEDGKPPGAAAPAAGATAHRLPLKPTAYRLQPLTGYGPPQAAPGRTPVRHEPLLRMTGRGRTMVLTFDDGPDPRYTPGILDTLAHYDVRAMFFVCGEMAADNQELLGRMADEGHIVGNHTWSHPLLTRLTRRRIRSEMTRTSDVIEEGYGERPRWFRAPYGAWNRAAFQIGAELGMEPMAWTVDTLDWTTPGTRTIVGRVEKGAAPGVVVLSHDAGGDRSQSVRALRAYLPQLLDSGYHLTVPRRPYA
- a CDS encoding bestrophin-like domain; translated protein: MPEWLVLTLAMLAACAVVVVITLLRHRRAPEDEDPSETPDVIEYMTMWIGVVYAIVLGLAIAGVWEARSVAQDHVQAEAQALHEVSERVRVYPADVRDRIREDVNAYVGHVVTTEWKSMADGGGVTKRGDELLQKVRVDVTDYQPTSDFQAQAYQPLLDQIAAADQARNARAESTGATMPGVVWFGLLAGAVITIGMVFALQIRRTPRELVLAGLFSALIAFLLFLIWDFDAPYSRGVTASAEPFLRLFPGLGG
- a CDS encoding class F sortase, producing the protein MSAYELSEAAEEEERRRKRAPWGVIALVLLTGLALIRNGSGEFDIGPPQPASAAAADSRTAAGALGRTPAPLAFAVPDRVRIPAIRVDAPVMSVGLDADGWVGAPPPEDPNLAGWFTGGVSPGEKGTAVVVGHVDNTLGPAVFYGLGALKKGNRVEVSRMDGKTAVFEIYGIEVFEKNNFPGDRVYASKGAPELRVITCGGGFSKANGYDGNVVAFARLVEVH
- a CDS encoding putative bifunctional diguanylate cyclase/phosphodiesterase, which gives rise to MTAEPDGPQDRLRRFATIWSRAVFPVTATSLTRPELEEQLLPLARRLREALLERGFDADTGKAVGAALVDAHCTDPEALSRSLDCVDAYLVLYCGEDGPPEDLRTRASRLQHAMAAGYAQALRERTLAEQEAIAQAALRAQGVVAQALHTSEARFRAVFEGAAIGIAIADLDGNVLQVNGALLRMFGGSEQTLRGRRVQDLTHPEDAPQLWKLYDELVRGEREHYHTEKAFSRPDGTVLWTNLTVSLLRDADGNPQYSLALMEDTTERRLLNLRLRYEATHDALTGLPNRTLFFERLEKALGATGEGQRFGLCYLDLDGFKTINDSLGHAAGDRLLVEVADRLQSCATAQGEMVARLGGDEFVALTTGPDTRGEVDELAARIMNALLAPVRIDGRELTVRGSIGIVEGPAGERSAAEVLRSADITMYRAKSAGGNRFELADAEADARAITRHGLTTALPAALDRGEFFIEYQPLVHLGDGSVRGAEALVRWLHPQHGVLGPDRFIPLAEHTGLIVPLGRWVLEESVRQVGEWRERGGDTDPLRINVNLSPCQLTHPGLVQDTVDILERAGVAPEALCLEVTESALIGADDDLLKPLRRLAEMGVDIALDDFGTGYSNLANLRRLPVSVLKLDRSFTQGMQQFPADPVDLKIVEGIVSLAHSLDLAVTVEGVETGAQAEQLRILGCDTAQGWYYARPGPPDRLHHLALVDATG